One genomic window of Halorhabdus sp. CBA1104 includes the following:
- a CDS encoding ABC transporter ATP-binding protein, with the protein MSSGIEQPEQAAQLGETLIEVENLKKHYGDGGMFASSSVKAVDGVSFSIKRGETLGLVGESGCGKSTLGRTLVRLEEATEGTISFDGTDITTLSGEELKDWRRNAQMVFQDPQSSLNDRMTVGEIIREPLDAHDWKTKTERQERVLDLLTSVGLREEHYYRYPHQFSGGQRQRVGIARALALEPEFLVLDEPVSALDVSVQAKIITLLEDLQEEFDLTYLFIAHDLAVVRHICDRVAVMYLGKIMEISDTEAVYADAHNPYTRSLLSAIPHPDPSASSRRITLPGTPPSPRDPPTGCQFSTRCPAKIRPEGYEDVDEAVWDAIERFREVVRERSRMNLSAVNRLKRQLGRFSAYDDIDETVADFFGDLDVPADVDEHIETAAQLVKEGRPTDARDHLNDAFNGVCDLKRPDFHPVGEAEHMSYCHRHESDYEDVKPVIERRTSDS; encoded by the coding sequence ATGAGTAGCGGGATCGAACAGCCCGAACAGGCGGCACAGTTGGGTGAGACGCTGATCGAGGTCGAGAATCTGAAAAAACACTACGGTGACGGCGGTATGTTCGCCAGTTCCTCCGTCAAAGCCGTCGACGGCGTGAGCTTCTCGATCAAACGCGGGGAGACACTGGGACTGGTCGGTGAGTCTGGCTGTGGGAAAAGCACGCTCGGGCGAACGCTCGTTCGCCTCGAAGAGGCGACCGAGGGGACCATTTCCTTCGACGGGACTGACATTACGACACTATCGGGCGAGGAGCTGAAAGACTGGCGTCGGAACGCCCAGATGGTCTTTCAGGACCCCCAGTCTAGCCTGAACGACCGGATGACAGTCGGAGAGATCATTCGCGAACCGCTCGACGCCCACGACTGGAAGACCAAAACGGAGCGCCAAGAGCGAGTGTTGGACCTGCTGACGTCGGTCGGGCTCCGGGAGGAACACTACTATCGGTATCCCCACCAGTTCTCGGGCGGCCAGCGCCAGCGAGTCGGCATCGCACGAGCGTTAGCCCTCGAGCCGGAGTTTCTGGTCCTCGACGAACCAGTCAGTGCACTCGACGTCTCCGTGCAAGCGAAGATCATCACGCTGCTCGAGGATCTCCAAGAAGAGTTCGATCTCACGTACCTGTTTATCGCCCACGACTTGGCGGTCGTGAGGCACATCTGTGATCGGGTCGCAGTCATGTACCTCGGGAAAATAATGGAGATAAGCGACACCGAGGCAGTCTATGCGGACGCGCACAATCCCTACACGCGGTCACTCCTCTCGGCGATCCCACATCCGGATCCGTCGGCATCTTCCCGTCGCATCACGCTACCGGGGACTCCACCAAGTCCCCGCGATCCGCCGACAGGCTGTCAGTTCTCGACGCGGTGTCCGGCCAAGATCCGGCCAGAGGGATACGAAGACGTCGACGAGGCGGTCTGGGACGCGATCGAACGCTTCCGGGAAGTCGTCCGTGAGCGGTCACGAATGAATCTCAGTGCCGTCAATCGCCTCAAACGTCAGCTCGGACGCTTCTCGGCGTACGACGACATCGACGAGACAGTCGCAGACTTCTTTGGCGACCTCGATGTCCCGGCAGACGTCGACGAACACATCGAAACGGCTGCCCAACTGGTAAAAGAGGGACGGCCGACAGATGCACGCGACCATCTGAACGACGCGTTCAACGGCGTCTGTGACCTCAAGCGGCCGGACTTTCACCCTGTCGGGGAAGCCGAGCACATGAGCTACTGCCACCGTCACGAATCTGACTACGAGGACGTAAAGCCGGTCATCGAGCGTCGTACCAGTGACTCTTAG
- a CDS encoding ABC transporter permease encodes MSDTTATTTREELTGFERVRLRTRIAESPRPFLRWLAVLLALIAVEFGTYAALLFATLERTFVGVTALVELLVGAVAGGATSTVLDVQAAGSTFLTGLAEWAGSLPTLLGRETIPNQGYMAGPNGPWKGTFLGLEPALAWALRLTLIVVYALLVSYWLYRGWKVYRDHYRQADWTPTDDMVRRLRGHRWGQFGILVLLLYLTMAIFGPALGPTTVEQNIQSSYSHEIKYYDAEAESVETVFVGDANFNSKSKGSGENVGPMTYDNFDRFHPFGTLSNGRDLFTFLMGGARITMIVAGMAIGIATLIAAVLSMVSAYYGGSIDLGILTTADGIVSVPRLILLIMVSAVFANHWLGNILDGGFILALVFAFTTWPLLWRAVRGPALQVAQEEWVDAARSFGQRPRTIMRKHMLPYIVGYLLVYASMTTGGIIISLSALSFLGNGLGISAPTPAWGRAVSLGQSYVATSSWHISLLSGLIIVVLVTGLNAFGDGIRDAIDPETESAEAEEAAAGGGA; translated from the coding sequence ATGTCGGATACTACAGCTACCACGACGCGCGAGGAGTTGACCGGGTTCGAACGCGTGCGGCTCCGAACGCGAATCGCCGAATCGCCACGGCCGTTCCTCCGGTGGCTCGCCGTGCTACTCGCCTTGATCGCCGTCGAGTTCGGCACGTACGCGGCACTCCTGTTCGCCACACTCGAACGGACGTTCGTCGGCGTGACGGCTCTCGTCGAGTTGCTCGTCGGGGCCGTCGCCGGGGGTGCAACGAGTACAGTCCTCGACGTTCAAGCAGCCGGCTCGACGTTTTTGACGGGTCTGGCGGAGTGGGCCGGCTCGCTCCCGACGCTGTTGGGCCGGGAAACGATCCCCAATCAGGGGTATATGGCCGGCCCGAACGGCCCGTGGAAAGGGACGTTCCTGGGACTGGAGCCTGCACTCGCGTGGGCACTGCGACTCACGCTGATCGTCGTCTACGCACTGCTCGTGAGCTACTGGCTGTACCGTGGCTGGAAGGTCTATCGCGATCACTACCGGCAGGCCGACTGGACACCGACCGACGACATGGTCAGACGGCTCCGGGGCCACCGCTGGGGACAGTTCGGCATTCTCGTCCTCTTGTTGTACCTGACGATGGCGATTTTCGGGCCGGCACTCGGGCCGACGACCGTCGAACAGAACATCCAGAGTTCCTACAGCCACGAGATCAAGTACTACGACGCAGAAGCCGAATCAGTCGAAACAGTCTTCGTCGGCGACGCCAACTTCAACTCGAAATCCAAGGGGAGCGGTGAGAACGTGGGGCCGATGACCTACGACAACTTCGACCGGTTCCATCCATTCGGGACACTGAGTAACGGGCGCGATCTGTTCACGTTCCTCATGGGTGGCGCCCGGATCACGATGATCGTCGCTGGGATGGCAATCGGGATTGCGACACTCATCGCGGCCGTACTGTCGATGGTCTCGGCGTACTACGGCGGTTCGATCGATCTGGGCATCCTCACCACTGCCGACGGGATCGTCTCAGTCCCACGGTTGATCCTGTTGATCATGGTGAGTGCGGTCTTCGCGAACCACTGGCTCGGGAACATCTTAGACGGCGGGTTCATCCTCGCGCTCGTGTTCGCGTTTACGACCTGGCCGCTTCTCTGGCGGGCTGTACGTGGGCCGGCCCTCCAGGTGGCCCAAGAGGAGTGGGTCGATGCCGCACGAAGCTTCGGGCAGCGCCCGCGCACGATCATGCGCAAACACATGCTCCCGTACATCGTGGGCTACCTGCTCGTGTACGCCTCGATGACGACCGGTGGTATCATCATCAGCCTCTCGGCGCTGTCGTTCCTCGGTAACGGGCTCGGGATCAGTGCGCCGACGCCGGCCTGGGGACGGGCTGTCTCGCTCGGCCAGAGCTACGTCGCGACGTCATCGTGGCACATCTCGCTGCTCTCTGGGCTGATCATCGTCGTGCTGGTGACCGGCCTCAACGCCTTCGGCGACGGCATTCGGGATGCGATCGATCCCGAGACCGAAAGCGCCGAAGCCGAAGAGGCGGCTGCAGGGGGTGGTGCCTGA
- a CDS encoding ABC transporter permease, translating into MNRLLYLFKRLLLAVPVFLFGITMSFMVLYLGPIDPVLNILGQDATPEDIRQLKVALGLIYQDGSTVPLWSQYLKVLTDLLTFDFGQSWIIQRGTPVGDLILNRMPVTLWLGFWSVAVALVVGIPGGLYAGLRANTWRDYIASGGGIIWRAMPNFWLAVMVVGLLSAGGLLSFYPDLWISTDVIGTSDAVSNMFGSIHLFAGIPLLEAIWIPVPKWTNIATAIKWILPAALVLGSSSMGNEIRIGRTAVLESINSKYVETAKAKGVSGRRIVTKHVGRNALIPLLPIIMGEFYLLIGGSVLVEKVFSIRGLGNMFFRGVLGPDIPLVMALVFLFIIVQVTVNIAQDILYTFIDPRITLEDTER; encoded by the coding sequence ATGAACCGTTTACTGTACCTGTTCAAACGGCTGTTGCTCGCTGTCCCCGTGTTCCTGTTCGGGATCACGATGAGTTTCATGGTCCTCTATCTGGGGCCGATCGACCCCGTATTGAACATCCTCGGACAGGACGCCACACCGGAAGACATCCGTCAACTGAAAGTTGCACTCGGACTCATCTACCAAGACGGCTCGACAGTCCCACTCTGGTCGCAGTATCTGAAGGTCCTCACCGACCTCCTCACGTTCGATTTCGGCCAGTCGTGGATCATCCAGCGTGGCACGCCAGTCGGTGACCTCATCCTGAACCGAATGCCTGTGACGCTGTGGCTCGGGTTCTGGTCAGTCGCCGTCGCATTGGTGGTCGGTATTCCCGGCGGGCTGTACGCCGGTCTCCGGGCCAACACCTGGCGAGACTACATCGCCTCGGGCGGAGGCATCATCTGGCGGGCGATGCCGAACTTCTGGCTCGCGGTGATGGTAGTCGGATTACTCTCTGCCGGCGGTCTCCTGTCGTTTTACCCCGATCTCTGGATTTCGACCGACGTGATCGGGACGTCCGACGCAGTGTCGAATATGTTCGGCAGCATACATCTATTTGCTGGCATTCCACTGCTAGAAGCGATCTGGATCCCCGTCCCGAAGTGGACAAACATCGCCACTGCAATCAAGTGGATCCTTCCGGCGGCACTCGTCTTGGGATCGTCCTCGATGGGTAACGAGATCCGAATCGGTCGCACAGCCGTCCTCGAGAGTATCAACTCGAAGTACGTCGAGACCGCAAAGGCAAAGGGCGTCTCCGGGCGGCGAATCGTGACCAAACACGTCGGCCGCAACGCCTTGATCCCACTCCTCCCGATCATCATGGGCGAGTTCTATCTGCTGATCGGAGGTTCCGTCCTCGTCGAGAAGGTCTTCTCGATCCGGGGACTTGGCAACATGTTCTTCCGGGGCGTCCTGGGGCCTGACATCCCGCTCGTGATGGCGCTTGTCTTCTTGTTCATCATCGTACAGGTGACCGTGAACATTGCCCAAGACATCCTGTATACGTTCATCGATCCGCGGATCACGTTGGAGGACACAGAGAGGTGA